A window of the Scandinavium goeteborgense genome harbors these coding sequences:
- a CDS encoding MFS transporter — translation MNSLLFALLRALRGHVWLRLLALAFILSSLGNGLTQVVVFGQLLRWQASPTTLTLAWLLATVPGFLGSLIGERLCRTYPPLRLLICCELLGLLALILPLQGLRHHSIPLLLAVQSVEALLAGMSWPALALTFKRGLSAQELPAATAMENLIFASQVLLGTGVGVLLFERVSPQSLLIVDAMSFLAASWLLWLTLQRTAIAADDSRPKTRTPLRWATLTLSQKRSLLLLPSLAAVGAPAMALLPALAQQMHPDDTAGLALPLLFSRSLGQLCGPMLLNSRKMPEYVQRNRLLLGCLGIFLLAYVMMPMLSGYTAAALGAIFIAHLASNVVFALGTFSVLHQFTEDDVSAASAKAWRWQTLSATLVTSITVMLTSQLGAIYTLWCVSFCALLLVGSVLFRTQT, via the coding sequence ATGAATTCTCTGCTGTTTGCGCTGCTACGCGCATTGCGAGGCCACGTCTGGCTTCGCCTGTTAGCACTCGCCTTTATTTTATCGTCGTTGGGTAATGGTCTGACGCAGGTCGTCGTTTTCGGTCAGCTGTTGCGCTGGCAGGCCTCACCAACAACGTTAACGCTCGCCTGGCTGTTGGCGACCGTGCCCGGATTTTTGGGCAGCCTGATTGGCGAAAGATTGTGCCGCACATACCCTCCCCTGCGTTTACTCATTTGCTGCGAGTTGCTCGGCCTGTTGGCGTTGATATTGCCCCTTCAGGGTTTACGTCATCACAGTATTCCGCTGCTACTGGCGGTGCAGTCCGTGGAAGCGCTGCTGGCAGGAATGTCGTGGCCCGCGTTAGCGCTGACGTTCAAGCGTGGGTTGAGCGCGCAAGAACTTCCGGCGGCCACCGCAATGGAAAACCTGATATTTGCATCGCAGGTGTTGTTGGGCACGGGAGTGGGCGTACTGCTGTTTGAGCGAGTCAGTCCGCAGTCGCTATTAATCGTCGATGCCATGAGTTTTCTCGCCGCGTCGTGGCTGCTGTGGCTGACGCTGCAACGCACCGCGATCGCCGCGGACGACAGCAGACCTAAAACACGGACACCACTGCGCTGGGCGACCCTCACGCTTTCGCAAAAAAGAAGCCTGCTGTTGCTGCCTTCTCTGGCTGCGGTTGGCGCTCCGGCGATGGCGCTGCTACCTGCGCTGGCGCAACAGATGCATCCCGATGACACTGCCGGGCTGGCACTGCCGCTGCTATTTAGCCGCAGCCTGGGGCAATTGTGCGGGCCTATGTTGCTGAATAGTCGAAAGATGCCGGAATATGTTCAGCGTAATCGCCTGTTGCTGGGCTGCCTGGGGATATTTCTGCTCGCGTACGTCATGATGCCGATGCTGTCGGGATATACCGCTGCGGCGCTAGGTGCCATTTTTATTGCTCACCTGGCGTCAAATGTGGTCTTCGCATTGGGGACTTTCAGCGTGCTGCACCAATTCACCGAAGATGACGTTTCCGCCGCCAGTGCGAAAGCCTGGCGCTGGCAAACCCTCAGTGCCACCCTCGTCACCTCTATCACGGTGATGCTAACGAGCCAACTTGGCGCTATTTACACGCTATGGTGCGTTTCATTCTGCGCATTATTGTTGGTGGGCAGCGTCTTATTCCGTACCCAAACGTAA
- the hemC gene encoding hydroxymethylbilane synthase — protein sequence MLDKVLRIATRQSPLALWQAHYVKDRLMACHPGLQVELVPMVTRGDVILDTPLAKVGGKGLFVKELELALLEDRADIAVHSMKDVPVEFPPGLGLTTICERDDPRDAFVSNHFDSIDALPAGSVVGTSSLRRQCQLAADRPDLVIRSLRGNVGTRLGKLDNGDYDAIILAVAGLKRLGLEDRIREALSPEQSLPAVGQGAVGIECRLDDPHTRTLLAPLNHADTAVRVCAERAMNTRLEGGCQVPIGSYAELSHGEIWLRALVGAPDGSRMVRGERRGPAEDAKELGISLAEELLNNGAREILAEVYNGEAPE from the coding sequence ATGTTAGACAAAGTTTTAAGAATTGCCACACGCCAAAGTCCTCTCGCGCTGTGGCAGGCACATTATGTGAAAGACAGGCTGATGGCGTGCCATCCCGGGCTTCAGGTCGAACTGGTGCCAATGGTGACCCGCGGCGATGTGATCCTCGATACGCCTCTGGCGAAAGTGGGCGGAAAAGGCCTGTTCGTCAAAGAGCTGGAACTTGCGCTGCTTGAAGACCGCGCCGATATCGCCGTGCATTCTATGAAGGATGTTCCGGTGGAATTTCCGCCAGGACTCGGTCTGACGACCATCTGTGAACGCGACGATCCACGCGACGCATTTGTTTCTAACCATTTCGATTCTATCGACGCGTTGCCTGCGGGCAGCGTGGTTGGCACCTCAAGTTTACGCCGCCAGTGTCAACTGGCTGCCGATCGCCCAGACCTGGTGATCCGCTCGCTGCGTGGCAACGTTGGCACGCGCCTCGGCAAGCTCGATAACGGCGATTACGATGCCATTATCCTGGCCGTCGCCGGGCTGAAGCGTCTCGGTCTGGAAGACAGAATTCGCGAGGCGTTATCGCCGGAGCAATCTCTGCCCGCCGTGGGTCAGGGCGCCGTGGGTATCGAGTGCCGTCTCGACGACCCTCACACCCGCACATTGCTGGCACCGCTGAATCACGCGGATACCGCCGTGCGCGTCTGCGCAGAGCGCGCGATGAATACGCGCCTCGAAGGCGGCTGTCAGGTGCCAATTGGCAGCTATGCTGAATTAAGCCACGGTGAAATCTGGCTTCGGGCGCTGGTTGGCGCCCCGGATGGCAGCCGGATGGTACGCGGTGAACGCCGTGGGCCAGCCGAAGATGCCAAAGAGCTGGGGATTTCGCTAGCCGAAGAGCTGCTGAACAACGGCGCACGTGAAATTCTCGCGGAAGTGTATAACGGAGAAGCCCCTGAATGA
- the hemD gene encoding uroporphyrinogen-III synthase, with amino-acid sequence MSILVTRPSPQGEELVSRLRALGQEAWSFPLIEFTPGRELAQLAGHLAALNDGDLLFALSQHAVEFAQSQLQQHGQRWPHAPRYFAIGRTTGLALHKVSSIDVRYPLDREVSEVLLQLPELQNVAGKKALILRGNGGRELLGETLQSRGAEVTFCECYQRSNRHYDGAEEAMRWQTRGVTRLVITSGEMLKQLWSLIPQWYRERWLLNCEVLVVSERLAEQARELGWRNIRVADSADNDALLRALQ; translated from the coding sequence ATGAGCATTCTGGTCACTCGCCCCTCTCCCCAGGGAGAAGAACTTGTCAGCCGCCTGCGCGCGCTGGGGCAAGAGGCCTGGAGCTTTCCGTTAATTGAATTTACCCCCGGCCGCGAATTAGCGCAGCTTGCGGGGCATCTGGCCGCGTTGAACGACGGCGATCTGCTGTTCGCCCTTTCACAACATGCCGTCGAATTTGCCCAGTCGCAGCTTCAGCAGCACGGGCAGCGCTGGCCGCACGCGCCACGCTATTTTGCCATCGGGCGAACCACCGGCCTGGCGCTGCATAAAGTCAGCAGCATTGATGTTCGCTACCCGCTCGATCGGGAAGTCAGCGAAGTGTTGCTACAATTACCTGAATTACAAAACGTTGCCGGCAAGAAAGCACTGATTTTACGCGGGAATGGCGGGCGCGAATTGCTCGGCGAAACGCTACAGAGTCGCGGTGCTGAAGTGACTTTTTGTGAATGTTATCAACGCAGTAACCGGCACTATGACGGTGCGGAAGAAGCGATGCGCTGGCAAACGCGCGGCGTGACCCGACTGGTCATCACCAGCGGCGAAATGTTAAAACAGCTCTGGTCGCTGATTCCGCAATGGTATCGAGAGCGTTGGTTGTTAAACTGCGAGGTGCTTGTGGTGAGTGAGCGCCTTGCTGAACAGGCCCGGGAGCTGGGCTGGCGGAATATCAGGGTGGCCGATAGCGCCGACAACGACGCGCTGCTGCGTGCTTTACAATAA
- the hemY gene encoding protoheme IX biogenesis protein HemY: MLKVLLLFALLIAGIVFGPIVAGHQGYVLIQTDNYNIETSVTGLVIILILTMVVLFAIEWLLRHIFRTGAHTRGWFVGRKRRRARKQTEQALLKLAEGDYQQVEKLMSKNADHAEQPVVNYLLAAEAAQQRGDEMRANQHLERAAESAGNDLIPVEITRVRIQLARNEDHAARHGVDRLLEIAPRHPEVLRLAEQAYIRTGAWTSLLDIIPSMAKANVGDEAHRDALEQQAWIGLMDQARADQGSDGLREWWKNQSRKTRQRVPLQVAMADHLIECDDHDMAQQIIIDGLKRQYDDRLLLPVPRLKTTNPEQLEKVLRQQIKSVGDRPLLWSTLGQSLMKHGEWQEATIAFRAALKQRPDAFDYAWLADALDRLHQPEEAATMRRDGLLLTLQNNPPS, from the coding sequence ATGCTTAAAGTATTATTGCTCTTTGCGCTGCTGATCGCCGGGATCGTTTTCGGTCCGATCGTTGCTGGCCATCAGGGATACGTCCTGATCCAGACAGACAACTACAACATTGAAACCAGCGTCACCGGTCTGGTGATCATTCTGATCCTGACCATGGTGGTGCTGTTCGCTATCGAATGGTTGCTGCGCCACATTTTCCGCACCGGGGCGCATACCCGTGGCTGGTTTGTTGGCCGTAAACGCCGTCGGGCGCGTAAGCAGACTGAACAAGCGCTGCTCAAGCTGGCAGAAGGTGATTATCAGCAGGTTGAGAAGCTGATGTCGAAGAATGCCGATCACGCTGAACAGCCGGTGGTGAACTACCTGTTAGCCGCAGAAGCCGCGCAGCAGCGTGGGGACGAAATGCGTGCCAATCAGCATCTGGAACGTGCCGCAGAAAGTGCCGGTAACGACCTGATCCCGGTGGAAATCACTCGCGTGCGTATTCAGCTTGCGCGCAATGAAGACCATGCGGCACGCCACGGCGTAGACCGACTGCTGGAAATCGCGCCGCGCCACCCTGAAGTGCTGCGTCTGGCTGAACAGGCTTATATTCGCACCGGGGCCTGGACTTCGCTGCTGGATATCATTCCGTCGATGGCGAAAGCCAACGTCGGCGATGAAGCGCACCGTGACGCTCTGGAACAGCAGGCCTGGATTGGCCTGATGGATCAGGCGCGTGCCGATCAGGGCAGTGATGGCCTGCGCGAATGGTGGAAAAATCAGAGTCGTAAAACCCGTCAGCGCGTGCCGCTGCAGGTGGCGATGGCGGATCACCTCATCGAATGTGACGACCATGACATGGCCCAACAGATTATTATCGACGGCCTGAAACGCCAGTACGACGATCGACTGCTGCTCCCGGTTCCGCGTCTGAAAACCACCAATCCGGAACAACTGGAAAAAGTACTGCGCCAGCAAATCAAGAGCGTGGGTGACCGCCCTCTGCTGTGGAGTACGCTGGGCCAGTCGCTGATGAAACACGGCGAATGGCAGGAAGCGACCATCGCCTTCCGCGCGGCTTTAAAACAGCGTCCAGACGCGTTTGATTACGCCTGGCTGGCCGATGCCCTCGACAGACTGCATCAGCCGGAAGAAGCGGCCACCATGCGCCGTGATGGACTGTTACTGACGCTGCAGAACAATCCACCTTCCTGA
- the hemX gene encoding uroporphyrinogen-III C-methyltransferase, whose product MTEQKENSAVVEETREAVEQTPQPEIAEKKNAEKKNSSNKAPLALSVVAIAIALAAGIGLYGLVKKQNTNQTTASDALVNQVTALQKAQASQKSELDGVIKQQADRLAAAKQQQDALTKQLDELQQKVATISGSDAKTWQLAQADFLVKLAGRKLWSDQDITTAAALLKSADASLADMNDPSLINARRAITDDIASLSGVAQVDYDGIILKVNQLSNQIDNLRLADNTDDDSPMDDDSGELSSSLGEWRVNLQKSWQNFMDSFITIRRRDETAVPLLAPNQDVYLRENIRSRLLVAAQAVPRHQEQTYKQALDNVSTWVRAYYDTDDATTKAFLDEVDALSQQNINMDVPESLQSQAILEKLMQTRVRNLLAQPSVTPSAAPQADAAPAAAAPQGE is encoded by the coding sequence ATGACGGAACAAAAAGAGAACTCCGCCGTGGTTGAGGAGACCAGGGAGGCCGTGGAACAAACGCCACAGCCGGAGATTGCTGAAAAGAAAAACGCTGAAAAGAAAAACAGCAGCAACAAAGCGCCGTTGGCGCTGAGCGTAGTGGCGATTGCCATCGCGCTGGCCGCAGGCATTGGCCTGTATGGCCTGGTAAAAAAACAAAACACGAATCAGACGACCGCCAGTGATGCGTTAGTCAATCAAGTGACTGCCCTGCAAAAAGCACAAGCGTCGCAGAAGAGCGAGCTGGATGGCGTCATTAAGCAACAGGCCGACCGCCTGGCTGCGGCGAAACAGCAGCAGGATGCCTTGACCAAACAGCTTGATGAACTGCAGCAAAAAGTCGCCACGATTTCGGGCAGCGATGCCAAAACCTGGCAGCTCGCGCAGGCCGATTTCCTCGTCAAACTGGCAGGACGTAAACTGTGGAGCGATCAGGACATCACCACCGCGGCGGCATTGCTGAAAAGCGCCGATGCAAGCCTGGCGGACATGAATGACCCAAGCCTGATTAATGCTCGTCGCGCAATCACCGACGATATCGCCAGCCTCTCCGGCGTGGCGCAGGTCGATTACGACGGGATCATTTTGAAGGTCAATCAGCTGTCTAATCAGATTGATAACCTGCGTCTGGCCGATAATACCGACGACGATTCCCCGATGGACGACGACAGCGGTGAGCTTTCCAGCTCGCTGGGTGAATGGCGCGTCAATCTGCAAAAAAGCTGGCAGAACTTTATGGACAGCTTCATCACCATTCGTCGCCGTGATGAAACCGCCGTTCCGCTGTTAGCGCCAAATCAGGACGTCTACCTGCGCGAGAACATTCGCTCGCGGCTGCTGGTTGCGGCCCAGGCCGTACCTCGCCATCAGGAACAAACGTACAAACAGGCACTGGACAACGTTTCCACCTGGGTACGCGCGTACTACGACACTGACGATGCGACCACCAAAGCCTTCCTTGATGAAGTGGATGCGCTGAGTCAGCAAAACATCAATATGGACGTGCCGGAATCGCTGCAAAGCCAGGCGATTCTGGAAAAACTGATGCAGACCCGTGTGCGTAATCTACTGGCACAGCCGTCGGTTACGCCAAGCGCTGCGCCTCAGGCTGACGCCGCGCCCGCCGCCGCTGCACCGCAGGGAGAATAA
- the cyaA gene encoding class I adenylate cyclase → MYLYIETLKQRLDAINQLRVDRALAAMGPAFQQVYSLLPTLLHYHHPLMPGYLDGNVPKGICLYTPDETQRHYLDELELHRGMPPQVSAKGELPITGVYSMGSTSSVGQSCSSDLDIWVCHQAWLDNEERKLLQRKCSLLESWAASLGVEVSFFLIDENRFRHNESGSLGGEDCGSTQHILLLDEFYRTAVRLAGKRILWNMVPCEEEEHYDDYVMKLYSQGVLTPNEWLDLGGMSTLSAEEYFGASLWQLYKSIDSPYKAVLKTLLLEAYSWEYPNSRLLAKDIKQRLHDGEIVSFGLDPYCMMLERVTTYLQAIDDATRLDLVRRCFYLKVCEKLSRERACVGWRREVIGQLVKDWGWSEERLAMLDNRANWKIDEVRDAHNELLDAMMQSYRNLIRFARRNNLSVSASPQDIGVLTRKLYAAFEALPGKVTLVNPQISPDLSEPNLTFIHVPPGRANRTGWYLYNRAPNMESIVSHQPLEYNRYLNKLVAWAWFNGLLTSRTRLFIKGNGIADLAKLQEMVADVSHHFPLRLPAPTPKALYSPCEIRHLAIIVNLEYDPTAAFRNQVVHFDFRKLDVFSFGEEQNCLIGSVDLLYRNSWNEVRTLHFNGAQAMIEALKTILGKMHQDAAPPDSVEVFCYSQHLRGLIRTRVQQLVSECIELRLSSTRQETGRFKALRVAGQTWGLFFERLNVSVQKLENAIEFYGAISHNKLHGLSVKVETNHVPLPPVVDGFASEGIIQFFFEDSSEDNGFNIYILDETNRAEVYHHCEGSKEELVRDVSRFYSSSHDRFTYGSSFINFNLPQFYQIVKVDNRTQVIPFRTQAIAAVAPANQDATTPLLQQYFS, encoded by the coding sequence TTGTACCTCTATATTGAGACACTGAAACAGAGACTGGATGCCATTAATCAATTGCGCGTGGATCGCGCGCTTGCTGCGATGGGGCCCGCTTTTCAGCAGGTCTACAGTCTTCTGCCGACATTGCTTCACTACCATCATCCGCTGATGCCGGGTTACCTCGACGGTAACGTACCCAAAGGCATTTGCCTCTACACGCCTGATGAAACTCAACGCCACTACCTTGATGAGCTGGAACTGCACCGCGGAATGCCGCCGCAGGTTTCCGCCAAAGGTGAACTGCCGATTACCGGCGTTTACTCCATGGGTAGCACCTCTTCTGTCGGCCAAAGCTGTTCTTCCGATCTCGATATCTGGGTGTGTCATCAGGCCTGGCTTGATAACGAAGAACGCAAGCTGCTGCAGCGAAAATGTAGCCTGCTCGAAAGCTGGGCCGCGTCGCTTGGCGTGGAAGTCAGCTTCTTCCTGATCGACGAAAACCGCTTCCGTCATAATGAAAGCGGCAGCCTCGGCGGCGAAGACTGTGGCTCAACGCAGCACATCTTACTCCTCGACGAATTTTACCGGACCGCCGTGCGCCTCGCCGGGAAACGTATTCTTTGGAATATGGTGCCGTGTGAAGAAGAAGAGCATTACGACGATTACGTCATGAAGCTCTATTCGCAGGGCGTGCTGACGCCAAATGAATGGCTGGATCTCGGCGGAATGAGCACGCTCTCCGCGGAAGAGTACTTCGGGGCCAGCCTGTGGCAGCTGTATAAGAGCATCGACTCGCCGTATAAAGCGGTGTTGAAAACCCTGCTGCTCGAAGCCTATTCCTGGGAATATCCAAACAGTCGCCTGTTGGCGAAAGACATTAAGCAGCGCCTGCACGACGGCGAGATTGTGTCCTTTGGACTCGATCCTTACTGCATGATGCTCGAACGCGTCACCACCTATCTGCAAGCCATTGATGATGCCACCCGCCTGGATCTGGTGCGTCGATGCTTCTACTTGAAAGTGTGCGAAAAGCTCAGCCGCGAACGCGCCTGCGTGGGCTGGCGTCGTGAAGTTATCGGCCAACTGGTGAAAGACTGGGGCTGGAGCGAAGAGCGTCTGGCGATGCTCGACAACCGCGCGAACTGGAAGATTGACGAAGTGCGCGATGCGCACAACGAACTGCTCGATGCGATGATGCAGAGCTACCGAAACCTGATCCGTTTTGCGCGCCGCAACAACCTCAGTGTTTCAGCCAGCCCGCAGGATATCGGCGTGCTGACCCGTAAGCTGTACGCGGCGTTTGAAGCGCTGCCGGGCAAAGTGACGCTGGTTAACCCGCAAATTTCCCCGGATCTTTCTGAGCCGAACCTGACCTTTATCCATGTGCCGCCGGGCCGTGCCAACCGTACAGGCTGGTATCTCTACAACCGTGCGCCAAACATGGAATCGATCGTCAGTCATCAGCCGCTCGAATATAACCGTTATCTTAATAAACTGGTGGCCTGGGCCTGGTTTAACGGCCTGCTGACCTCACGCACCCGCCTGTTTATTAAGGGCAACGGCATTGCCGACCTGGCAAAACTGCAGGAAATGGTGGCCGACGTGTCGCACCACTTCCCGCTGCGCTTGCCTGCGCCGACGCCGAAAGCACTCTACAGTCCATGCGAAATTCGCCATCTGGCGATTATCGTTAACCTCGAATATGACCCGACCGCGGCGTTCCGTAATCAAGTTGTGCATTTCGATTTCCGTAAGCTGGACGTGTTCAGCTTCGGCGAAGAGCAGAATTGCCTGATTGGCAGCGTGGACCTGCTGTACCGCAACTCGTGGAACGAGGTGCGAACCCTGCACTTCAACGGCGCGCAGGCGATGATCGAAGCGCTGAAAACTATCTTGGGTAAAATGCATCAGGATGCGGCGCCGCCGGACAGCGTAGAAGTGTTCTGCTACAGCCAGCACCTGCGCGGGCTTATCCGTACGCGCGTGCAGCAGTTAGTCTCAGAGTGTATTGAACTGCGTCTTTCCAGTACCCGTCAGGAAACCGGGCGCTTCAAAGCGCTGCGCGTGGCGGGGCAAACCTGGGGTCTGTTCTTTGAACGTCTGAATGTGTCGGTGCAAAAACTGGAAAACGCCATCGAGTTTTATGGCGCGATTTCGCACAACAAACTGCATGGCCTGTCGGTGAAAGTGGAAACCAACCATGTGCCGCTTCCGCCAGTAGTAGACGGCTTCGCCAGCGAAGGGATTATTCAGTTCTTCTTTGAAGACAGCAGCGAGGACAACGGTTTTAACATCTACATTCTGGATGAGACCAACCGGGCTGAGGTGTATCACCATTGTGAAGGCAGTAAAGAGGAACTGGTGCGTGACGTCAGCCGCTTCTACTCGTCCTCGCATGACCGCTTTACCTACGGCTCAAGCTTTATCAACTTCAACCTGCCGCAGTTCTATCAGATTGTGAAAGTCGACAATCGCACCCAGGTGATCCCGTTCCGCACTCAGGCGATAGCGGCCGTCGCACCCGCCAATCAGGATGCAACGACTCCGCTGCTGCAACAGTATTTTTCTTAG